Proteins from a single region of Bacillota bacterium:
- a CDS encoding metalloregulator ArsR/SmtB family transcription factor → MDEKVLEFMGELFKALAHPLRLKILQSLRAGERCVCEVIPAVGAEQSVVSKHLALLRQVGVVECRKEGLRVIYWVRDPVVFKIFDLAQDFILHRLTEMGALADDAYINCGC, encoded by the coding sequence GTGGACGAGAAGGTACTGGAGTTTATGGGCGAACTTTTCAAGGCACTGGCGCACCCCCTGCGGCTTAAGATTCTCCAGTCTCTGCGGGCAGGGGAGCGGTGCGTTTGCGAGGTCATCCCGGCGGTAGGCGCGGAGCAATCGGTGGTCTCGAAGCACCTCGCGCTTTTACGCCAGGTGGGAGTGGTTGAGTGCCGGAAAGAAGGGCTCCGGGTTATTTACTGGGTTCGCGATCCGGTCGTGTTTAAAATCTTCGATTTGGCGCAGGATTTTATCTTGCACCGGTTAACGGAGATGGGAGCT